CATACGTCGGACACCGGCAGAACATTCACCAGAGTGGGTGATGCTAACTTTAAACCTAAATGGATAGCTGCCGCCATGTCTGACACCACGGCCAATGCGCACCTGGCATTGTACGTCACCAGCCAGGCCGCCGCTATCAATGGCATTTACTATGGCGCCTTCCGTTCCGATGATACCGGTCGTACCTGGGTCACCATCGCAGACCGGTTACCAGGTGTGGCCCCGAATATTACTGCGGACAACAAGGGAAGAATGTTTGTTTCCGCCCTCGGAAATGGCATCTTTTTCGGTGCGCCGGCAGGCGGCCCTGTTCAGTCGGTAACCGTTACCAATGCCGCGTCGGACACCATTGTAACAGGCTTCTCCGTGAAGCTGAATGTGACGCTTACGCCCACCTACCCTTCTAATCCGACCGTTACCTGGAGCACGTCGGATACGACGATCGCTAAAGTGGATCAATACGGAAAAGTTAGCGGTGTGGGTGCAGGTACCGTCACGATCACGGCCACGTCGGTTGATGGCGGGAAAACAGGCACGCGACAGATCGTCGTCATTCCGCCCACGATATCCACGGGCATTACGATAGACAGTATACTGTATGGCGCCATGAATACACCGAAGCAAATTACCACGGCTATTGTACCTGCCAATACCACCAATAAAACCCTGAACTGGTCGGTAGCGGATAGTACGATCGCCAAAGTGGATGCCAGCGGCGTGATCATTGGCTTAAAGCAGGGCACTACCACTATTACTGTTTCCACCGCCGATGGAGGTGTTACCAAAACGGTGCAGTTGATTATAAACACGACCGTGACAGCTATCAACGCAGGCAGCACAGCCACTACAGGGAACCCGGCAACGCCGTATCAGACGGTGAATCTTGGCCAGTATATCCCCGAAGGGCCTGCAGGATCCGATAAACTATGGAATGCAGGATATACCTGGAATGTCCACAATACCGCAACGATGGACCTGAGCCAGGTAACCACGCCTGCACCACGCCAGGTGTATGAGTATATGCGCATCTCCAAAAATAGTTCAGGCCAGCTGCGTTATTATTTCCGCAACCTGATTCCCAATGCCAACTATTCGCTGCGCCTGCACTTCCTGGAGTCCAGCGATGTTGACAAGCTAAACCGGGTATTTACCGTGAAAACCGGCATCGACAGCCTCGTCAGCTTCAACCCTTACCAGGCGGCGGGCAATAAACTGAACGCTGTCATTACACGCACCATTCAGGGAAAAACAGATAACTCAGGTGTGTTATCAGTGGTCTTCATTCCTAAAGTGGGCACCTACGATCCCTACATGGCGTCTGTAGCTGCCCTCGAAGCGATGATCATCCCGCTGCAGGCCATCAGCATTAATTCAGACAGCAGCAATTTGTATGTAAGCTACAAAGACACGCTGAAACTGACCACCACGCCGGTAAATGCCACCAACCGGAATATGGTATACAAGTCGTCTAACGACAGTATTGCTACAGTAGACCTCAACGGAGTGGTAACAGGAAAAGCAGCAGGCACGGTAACCATCACCGCTACTTCTGTGGAAAGCGGCTTTGTTGCTACCAAAACCTATACGGTTATCTACATACCCGTTACCGCCTTAACGCTGGATAGCACAGCTGCCAATGTATTCGTAGGCGCCACGCTGCAGCTCCATACCACCATCAGCCCGGCAAACGCCAGCAATAAAGGAGTGGTATGGACTTCATCGGATACTACATTGGCCAAAGTAAGCAACGCCGGTCTTATCAGCGGTATCAAACAAGGCAATGTTATAGTAACCGCTACGTCAGTCGATAACCCGGTTATTGCTGCCACCTCCGGTATTCACGTAGCCAATGTACTGGCCACCGGCCTTACATTGAAACCAGCTACCGCCATCATCGGCGAGCGGGATACGCTGCGGGTAAACGTTACATTCCTGCCGGCAAATACTTCCATCAAAAAAGTAACCTGGAGCAGTTCCGATCCAACATTGGATACCGTTGACAGTGCAGGTCTTATCTCAGCCATTAAACATGGTACTGTAACCATCACCGTTAATACACAAGACAGCTCCGGCGTGTCCGCTACCTTACCGGTAACAGTGGTACCGTATGATTCGTGCGGAGGTATACCCAATTATGGTTTTGAAAGCGGCCTTGTTAACTGGATAGCCTATAGAAATAGTGTTGCAACACCGGGCGCTGTAACCGCCGTTAGCGGGCAAGGCCATTCCGGCGACAAAGCAGCTGCACTGGGTAGCAGCGCTGTAGTTATTTCTATGAACATAAAGGATTCCGTAGCCGTGAGAGGCGGCAGTATCATCGTACTTAGCCAATGGGTGAAAATAAACAAAGACGCCGCTGGTTACCCGTATTGGGGAGGATATGGTGTTGGTTTTGTGGATAGCCTGGGTAACGTTACAGGCAGCAACGCTTCCTATCAAAAACAGATCACCAATGTGCCAGCGTACCAGGAAACCTGGGCCCAGATAAGAGACACCATCAATGTACCTGACACCGCCACCGGGCTTACATATTGGGTGTCTAAGGTAGGCCCAGGCACTGTATGGGTAGATGATTATTGTATCCAGGTTTTGAAGACCAATAAATCGGCGGTTTATGGTATCAATTCCGGTACCTCCAGCACGCCTCCTGGTCCGTATGACAGCACCACTTTTGCACAATATGTTCCTGAAGGCCCCGGTGGCCCCACTGGTACGGGTAAACTATGGTATGCCGGTTATACCTGGGTACAAAGCGTGCCTTCGTCTGTAGACGTGTCGCAGGTAACAGACCCCGCTCCTCCGCAGGTATACCAGTACATGCGGGTATTCAAAGACAATATCACCCAGATGCGTTATTACCTGGGCGGACTTACGCCTAATACCCTTTATGCGATTCGCATGCACTTCGTAGAGCCGCAGGATGCACAGAAAAGCAATAGGATATTCAGCGTAAGAGCCACCAATAGCCTCGACAGCCTGACGGACTTCAATATATACCAGGCCGCCGGCAATAAGCTGAATACCGTTGTTATAAAAACCATCCGGGCAAGAACAGACACCGCAGGTATGATACAGGTATATTTCTATCCTAAAAAGGGGTTGTATGATCCTTACAGTGGCTCCATAGCGGCTATTGAGGTGCGTACAACCTCTCCGGGAGATACGCTGCAAAGTCTGAGTCAAAGTACCAGTACAATGGTACTGGTCGACAATAAATTAAATACTCACCCTAAGCTGGATTTCACCACAACGGTATATCCGAATCCTTCCGGTGATGTGTTTAATGTAAGAATGACATCTGCTTCGAAAATGCCGGCGCTGCTGATGATTGTGAATAACAGCGGCAGTGTGGTTTATTCGACGAGGATCAATGCTGGTGAATATTATCAGCTTGGTCAGGATTTGAAGCCTGGTGTTTATTATATTAATATCAGCCAGGGCGCGCAGAGTAAAACGATGAAAGTAGTGAAGCAGTAGGGATTAAACTAAAAAGAGAAAAGCTGTCTCATAAGTAAATGAGGCAGCTTTTTCTTTTTTGAAGACAACCATTGCTTCAATAACAGGTGGATGTGTATCATCCTTATTCATGTGCAACAAAAACCGGCAACCTGTGTTCGTTTATTATTTCGGTGGCAAAACTTCTCCTGAATAGTTCTGACAGCGCTGAGCGGGCAAAAGATCCGCATACGAGCATCGGCTTTTCAATTCCCGCCATCCAGGTATCGAAATATTTTTTGGCGGTTCCTTCCAGCTTATGAATAGTGAGGTCAGCAAAATGTGCTCCCACTAACTCTTCCACCAATTGTATATCGGGAATAGCCGCATTCTCTTTATCTGTAGCATATACGAGGATGGCGTTTTTCTGAGAAAGCTCCGGCATCAGGCTACAGAATGATTTAATAGCAAATGCAGACTGTTCACTTCCATCATAGGCCAGCACTATATTTTCCGGAAAATATGAATGCTCCGGGATCAGCAGCGTAGGGCACTCCGCACTATGCAGTGCGATTTTCAGATACTCGTTGGGAACTTCGGTGCCCAGGTTTTCATAAAATTTTTCGCTTCCCAGTATTAACAGATCAGTAAAACGTGTTTCCTTTTTTAACTCCTGCATAGAAGAGTAATATGCTATTTTATGCACCCTATATTCAATATGTTTCCGAACACATTCCTGCTCAAAGGCCGCTATATTTTCCTGCACCAGTTCGTTGCTATAACTTTCCAAAGTGGGTTCAAAAGCAGAGCCAAGTGAGGCATTCAGGGAGGGAGAAAAATCCATTTTAGGTAAAAATGCGCCAATCAGCAATAGAGGTTGTATCTCATTCAGCTGGCTGACGAATTCAAATGCACCTTTGGAAAAATGGGCGCCATCCATCGCCAATAATACTTTTTTCATATTCTTTTATTTAAACAGATGACTTAGCAGAATTGTAATAATCCCCTCGCTTATTGCAGTCTGTCTTGTTTATGCAGCGCTGTATTCACATTATTATTTGTCCATCTTTTCAACTGCGGCAAACGGTTAATTGCTGTTTCTATTATCCAATGGCATACTACAACTCTGGCAAATTTTATTATTCCCCATAGTTATATTATTTATGATTAACTAAAGATACCTCCGGGGTACAAAGCAATATATGACCCGGATTAGTATATAACCTGACTTTCGTCAGGATTAAGGTGGTGACTGGATTTCTTATGCTGCTGTGCCTGTTACTTTCACTCACGATACAACTTATGACAACCTTTGTGTAATGACACCTGATATTGTTTTGCGCCAGCTGCAGCCTGGTGTTTATTATATTAATATCAGCCAGGGCAGGCAGAGTAAGACGATGAAGGTGGCGAAGCAGTAGGGGTTAAACTAAACAAAGAAAAGCTGTCTCATTGATCTATGAGGCAGCTTTTCTTTGTTTTGGGAACACTAAATCAACACACCACCTCCATCAATCACCAGGTTCCGGCCAGTACCATATTGCTGTTTCATCAGGTACAAATAACCCAGGGCAATATCTTCCGCCAGCCCTACCCTGCCTGTGGGCAAAGTGCGGTTATAGGTTGCAAACAGCGCTTCCTTATCGGCCTCGGGCAAACCTTTCCAGAGTTGTGTATCCACAATACCGGGCATAATGCTGTTTACTCTTACAGGAGCCAGTTCTACCGCCAACGCCCTTACCAGTCCCTCCATAGCGCCGCATATAGCCGCTGCTACCCCCCAGCCTTTACCGGGACGTGCACTGGCAGTGCCTCCTATCAGATTTATCGAACCTCCCTGGCGGATCAGCGGCGCTCCATACTTCACCGCTGTAAAAGCGCCCCAAAAACGGATATCCATGAAACGGCGGGCGTCGTTGATCTCCGTTTGGTTCATCGTATTCAGGACCAGGTTTTCTCCGGCAGTATATACCAGGTGGTCAAACGCGCCAATGGTCCCGAAAAAAGACCGGATATTCTCTTCCCGGCTCAGATCCACGGCATATCCCTCACTCCCCTCAGGTAATTGCTGCAAAGCAGCCTGTATACGTTGCTCATTGCCCGATACAATAACTACCTGCGCCTGCTCTGCCGCAGCGGCTTTAGCCGTAGCCAATCCAATCCCCG
The genomic region above belongs to Chitinophaga sp. 180180018-3 and contains:
- a CDS encoding Ig-like domain-containing protein; protein product: MKMKKVYYALLLTIFYLTVSREVHAQAYTWNQVRIGGSGALPSFVAHPAVPDLYFITTDVGTPYRWNKNLLKWEHLMLFNKIPVNYWAWDGNERCGSLGVDPNDASGNILYATVEYAAGPGPGKGNHNPGTILKSTDRGDSWTDLHVPIIVRPNETQGYGDRIQVDPANSNRVWVATDQNGVWQSNDAGATWSQLSALTTSGICSFILFDKSAGTTTINGANVSSRIYVGRPTGVWVSNDGGVSFTLMSNSPLLPMRATINTDGTLYVSAGNGTALKAVFKYKTGSWQNISPVVLTANDSTIVFSKVAVNPANSNEIIVTTRGNWQKDPYYISRDGGGTYTAGKYTRDNSEAPQSANDGASYGDPAHNAFGYTWDPFYPNRVWINDQLDILSTDNIFDPISNWKVRVTGLEEIMVIGPMTAPPSSKSLLLTVTADVGGASHRSLTDPLYQGAVSYTSLRSNIFTAFEMQSVAFQYTDPDFQVRVGSDGPGNNDPSSARAGYSTDGGDTYTRFAKVPGVRGRVAVSANRRNILWLTQNDNNNLGNVYWSSDLGSTWTKSTGLTPGILHSGDQWQILPGENHLVADKVNGDYFYIWDRGNFYVSADGGKSFQQTAAKGLAANAGTAPDGSAYPTNSNVEATPGKTGDVWIAFYSDDLTYNGLFHTSDTGRTFTRVGDANFKPKWIAAAMSDTTANAHLALYVTSQAAAINGIYYGAFRSDDTGRTWVTIADRLPGVAPNITADNKGRMFVSALGNGIFFGAPAGGPVQSVTVTNAASDTIVTGFSVKLNVTLTPTYPSNPTVTWSTSDTTIAKVDQYGKVSGVGAGTVTITATSVDGGKTGTRQIVVIPPTISTGITIDSILYGAMNTPKQITTAIVPANTTNKTLNWSVADSTIAKVDASGVIIGLKQGTTTITVSTADGGVTKTVQLIINTTVTAINAGSTATTGNPATPYQTVNLGQYIPEGPAGSDKLWNAGYTWNVHNTATMDLSQVTTPAPRQVYEYMRISKNSSGQLRYYFRNLIPNANYSLRLHFLESSDVDKLNRVFTVKTGIDSLVSFNPYQAAGNKLNAVITRTIQGKTDNSGVLSVVFIPKVGTYDPYMASVAALEAMIIPLQAISINSDSSNLYVSYKDTLKLTTTPVNATNRNMVYKSSNDSIATVDLNGVVTGKAAGTVTITATSVESGFVATKTYTVIYIPVTALTLDSTAANVFVGATLQLHTTISPANASNKGVVWTSSDTTLAKVSNAGLISGIKQGNVIVTATSVDNPVIAATSGIHVANVLATGLTLKPATAIIGERDTLRVNVTFLPANTSIKKVTWSSSDPTLDTVDSAGLISAIKHGTVTITVNTQDSSGVSATLPVTVVPYDSCGGIPNYGFESGLVNWIAYRNSVATPGAVTAVSGQGHSGDKAAALGSSAVVISMNIKDSVAVRGGSIIVLSQWVKINKDAAGYPYWGGYGVGFVDSLGNVTGSNASYQKQITNVPAYQETWAQIRDTINVPDTATGLTYWVSKVGPGTVWVDDYCIQVLKTNKSAVYGINSGTSSTPPGPYDSTTFAQYVPEGPGGPTGTGKLWYAGYTWVQSVPSSVDVSQVTDPAPPQVYQYMRVFKDNITQMRYYLGGLTPNTLYAIRMHFVEPQDAQKSNRIFSVRATNSLDSLTDFNIYQAAGNKLNTVVIKTIRARTDTAGMIQVYFYPKKGLYDPYSGSIAAIEVRTTSPGDTLQSLSQSTSTMVLVDNKLNTHPKLDFTTTVYPNPSGDVFNVRMTSASKMPALLMIVNNSGSVVYSTRINAGEYYQLGQDLKPGVYYINISQGAQSKTMKVVKQ
- a CDS encoding SDR family oxidoreductase, translating into MNNVNSNRDLNGQRVILLGASSGIGLATAKAAAAEQAQVVIVSGNEQRIQAALQQLPEGSEGYAVDLSREENIRSFFGTIGAFDHLVYTAGENLVLNTMNQTEINDARRFMDIRFWGAFTAVKYGAPLIRQGGSINLIGGTASARPGKGWGVAAAICGAMEGLVRALAVELAPVRVNSIMPGIVDTQLWKGLPEADKEALFATYNRTLPTGRVGLAEDIALGYLYLMKQQYGTGRNLVIDGGGVLI
- a CDS encoding universal stress protein, which translates into the protein MKKVLLAMDGAHFSKGAFEFVSQLNEIQPLLLIGAFLPKMDFSPSLNASLGSAFEPTLESYSNELVQENIAAFEQECVRKHIEYRVHKIAYYSSMQELKKETRFTDLLILGSEKFYENLGTEVPNEYLKIALHSAECPTLLIPEHSYFPENIVLAYDGSEQSAFAIKSFCSLMPELSQKNAILVYATDKENAAIPDIQLVEELVGAHFADLTIHKLEGTAKKYFDTWMAGIEKPMLVCGSFARSALSELFRRSFATEIINEHRLPVFVAHE